A region of Paenibacillus thiaminolyticus DNA encodes the following proteins:
- a CDS encoding DivIVA domain-containing protein, whose amino-acid sequence MINDKLAALRPTELGVRFTPLDIHNQEFDRTFRGYDEDQVNEYLDLIIKDYQTYNQIIQELQAQIADLLYEDAPDTSEPDIYYAAHSGA is encoded by the coding sequence ATGATAAATGATAAATTAGCGGCCTTGCGCCCGACGGAACTTGGAGTCCGGTTCACTCCGCTAGATATACATAACCAAGAATTTGACCGCACGTTTCGCGGGTATGACGAAGATCAGGTTAACGAGTACTTGGACCTGATTATCAAGGATTACCAGACCTATAACCAAATCATCCAAGAGCTGCAAGCGCAGATCGCTGATCTGCTGTATGAAGACGCTCCTGACACGTCTGAGCCTGACATATATTATGCAGCGCATTCGGGAGCTTGA
- a CDS encoding cysteine desulfurase family protein translates to MERIYFDHAATTPLHPEAAEAMIAVMRDVYGNASSVHAAGREATAALTRARDSVAERLGCRPQELVFTSGGTESDNAALFGVVHTAWLKHGRERPPHVVTTEVEHHAVLHACRYVEQFGVEVTYVAPDETGLVAPERIQEALRPNTCLVSVMTGNNEVGTLQPIREIGQMVREQGIVMHTDAVQALGFLPFQLQDWPVDMASFSAHKINGPKGVGCLYIRQGTEWEPMLHGGNQERKRRAGTENVAGIAGFAAALRIAENEREDKVRLTTQVRASLWSKLVSALGERVAYNGHPEHHLPHILNVSVLDVPTETLLMNLDLAGIMAASGSACTSGSLEVSHVLEAMKLSELRTSTAVRFSFGLGNTIEQADIVSQQIATIANRVRSRN, encoded by the coding sequence ATGGAACGAATTTATTTCGATCATGCCGCGACGACGCCGCTTCATCCGGAGGCGGCGGAAGCGATGATCGCGGTCATGCGGGACGTGTATGGCAATGCCTCCAGCGTTCACGCCGCCGGCCGCGAAGCGACAGCGGCCTTGACCCGGGCGCGGGACAGCGTGGCGGAGCGGCTCGGCTGCCGGCCGCAGGAGCTTGTCTTTACAAGCGGCGGGACGGAGAGCGATAACGCGGCGTTGTTCGGCGTTGTCCATACCGCCTGGCTGAAGCACGGACGGGAACGTCCGCCTCATGTCGTAACTACGGAAGTGGAGCATCATGCGGTGCTCCACGCTTGCCGTTATGTGGAGCAATTCGGCGTGGAAGTGACCTACGTCGCGCCGGACGAGACGGGTCTCGTCGCGCCGGAGCGCATTCAGGAGGCGCTCCGGCCGAATACTTGCCTGGTGAGCGTCATGACGGGCAACAACGAGGTGGGTACGCTGCAGCCGATTCGCGAGATCGGCCAGATGGTGCGCGAGCAGGGGATTGTGATGCATACCGACGCCGTTCAGGCGCTCGGATTCCTGCCGTTCCAGCTGCAGGATTGGCCGGTCGACATGGCCAGCTTCTCCGCCCACAAGATCAATGGGCCGAAGGGAGTCGGCTGCTTGTATATCCGTCAAGGGACGGAATGGGAGCCGATGCTTCACGGGGGCAATCAGGAGCGGAAGCGCCGGGCGGGGACGGAGAATGTGGCCGGAATCGCGGGCTTCGCAGCCGCGCTTCGCATCGCGGAGAATGAACGGGAGGACAAGGTGCGCCTGACCACACAAGTGAGGGCTTCGCTCTGGTCGAAGCTGGTGTCCGCACTGGGAGAACGGGTCGCGTACAATGGGCATCCGGAGCACCATCTGCCTCACATTCTTAATGTGAGCGTGTTGGACGTTCCGACAGAGACGCTGCTGATGAATCTTGATCTCGCAGGCATTATGGCGGCCAGCGGCTCCGCTTGCACATCCGGTTCCTTGGAAGTGTCGCATGTGCTCGAAGCGATGAAGCTGTCCGAGCTTCGCACGAGCACCGCCGTTAGATTCAGCTTCGGATTGGGCAATACTATAGAGCAAGCCGATATTGTGTCGCAACAAATTGCAACCATCGCCAATCGCGTCCGTAGTAGAAATTAA
- the mnmA gene encoding tRNA 2-thiouridine(34) synthase MnmA: MTTANAHTRVVVGMSGGVDSSVTALLLKQQGYDVIGIFMKNWDDTDEFGHCTAEDDAEDVRRVCEQIGIPYYTVNFERQYYDKVFAYFLEEYRRGRTPNPDVMCNREIKFGEFLQKALDLGADYVATGHYARVVRENGQAKLLRGIDRNKDQTYFLNALNQDQLARAMFPIGHLPKPEVRRIAEEAGLSTAKKKDSTGVCFIGERNFKEFLSQYLPAQPGDMIDIRSGELKGRHDGLMYYTLGQRQGLGIGGSGTGEPWFVAEKDVARNILYVVQGDHPSLYSTGLRAAGVSWIAGEAPDKLHCTAKFRYRQPDQEVTVERSGDGIYEVMFGSHQKAVTPGQAVVFYDGEVCLGGGTIDAVHKLKY, from the coding sequence ATGACAACTGCCAATGCCCATACCCGTGTCGTCGTCGGCATGTCGGGGGGCGTCGATTCCTCCGTTACGGCCTTGCTGCTCAAGCAGCAAGGATACGATGTAATCGGCATTTTTATGAAAAACTGGGATGATACCGACGAATTCGGACATTGCACCGCAGAGGACGATGCCGAAGACGTGCGCCGGGTCTGCGAGCAGATCGGCATCCCTTATTATACGGTCAACTTCGAGCGCCAATATTACGACAAAGTCTTCGCCTACTTCCTGGAGGAGTACCGGCGCGGACGGACACCGAACCCGGACGTCATGTGCAACCGGGAGATTAAGTTCGGGGAGTTCTTGCAAAAAGCGCTCGATCTCGGCGCCGATTACGTGGCCACAGGCCATTATGCCCGCGTCGTGCGGGAGAACGGTCAGGCCAAGCTCCTTCGCGGCATCGACCGCAACAAAGATCAGACCTATTTCCTGAATGCCTTGAATCAGGATCAGCTCGCGCGCGCCATGTTCCCGATCGGCCATCTGCCGAAGCCGGAAGTGCGCCGGATTGCGGAAGAAGCCGGACTCTCCACCGCGAAGAAAAAGGACAGCACCGGCGTCTGCTTCATCGGCGAACGCAATTTCAAGGAGTTTTTGAGCCAGTACTTGCCTGCCCAGCCTGGGGACATGATCGATATCCGCAGCGGGGAACTCAAAGGCCGTCATGACGGCTTGATGTACTATACGCTCGGGCAGCGCCAAGGCCTCGGCATCGGCGGCTCAGGCACGGGCGAGCCTTGGTTCGTGGCGGAGAAGGATGTCGCCCGCAATATTTTGTATGTCGTCCAGGGCGATCATCCAAGCCTGTATTCTACCGGGCTTCGGGCGGCCGGCGTGAGCTGGATCGCGGGCGAGGCGCCGGACAAGCTGCATTGCACGGCGAAATTCCGTTACCGGCAGCCGGATCAGGAGGTCACAGTCGAGCGAAGCGGCGACGGGATCTATGAAGTGATGTTCGGCTCGCATCAGAAGGCGGTTACGCCGGGACAAGCCGTCGTGTTCTATGACGGCGAGGTCTGTCTGGGCGGAGGAACGATCGACGCGGTCCATAAGCTGAAGTACTAA
- the cymR gene encoding cysteine metabolism transcriptional regulator CymR yields the protein MKISTKGRYGLTIMMELARSYGEGPTSLKSIAEKNNLSEHYLEQLIAPLRNAGLVKSIRGAYGGYILPESPEQVTAGEIIRVLEGPISPVDFTEEDDPAKRDLWLRIRDSIATVLDSTTLADLISYKDENVQESYMFYI from the coding sequence ATGAAAATATCAACGAAGGGCCGTTACGGGCTGACGATTATGATGGAGCTGGCCAGGAGCTACGGCGAAGGCCCGACTTCCTTGAAGAGCATCGCGGAGAAGAACAATCTCTCCGAGCATTATCTTGAACAATTAATTGCGCCGCTCCGCAATGCGGGCTTGGTTAAGAGCATACGGGGAGCCTACGGCGGATATATATTGCCGGAGAGCCCGGAGCAGGTCACGGCAGGCGAAATTATTCGCGTGCTGGAAGGTCCAATCTCTCCGGTCGACTTCACGGAAGAGGATGATCCGGCCAAGCGCGATCTGTGGCTTCGTATTCGCGACAGCATCGCCACGGTGCTCGATTCGACAACGCTTGCGGATCTGATCTCGTACAAGGATGAGAACGTGCAGGAAAGCTATATGTTCTATATTTGA
- a CDS encoding PRC-barrel domain-containing protein has product MKLLELIGLPVFDIGTGKQISKVKDICITPEWEITHLQLVSRVRKQDMLVQWKDVTAFGDDAVMIASGEAVQMKASASLERAFLSGEAALKGLPVMTSEGSQLGWVADVYFQPNMDNQITGLEISDGLLADLLEGRRQIEGMSRLKWGTDVIVVEESGSASAQSN; this is encoded by the coding sequence ATGAAGTTGCTGGAGCTGATCGGCCTGCCTGTGTTCGATATCGGTACGGGCAAGCAAATATCCAAAGTGAAAGATATCTGCATCACCCCCGAATGGGAGATTACCCATCTTCAGCTTGTCAGCCGCGTCCGTAAGCAGGATATGCTGGTACAGTGGAAGGATGTGACCGCATTCGGGGATGACGCGGTCATGATTGCGAGCGGCGAAGCCGTGCAGATGAAGGCCAGCGCCTCGCTGGAACGGGCATTTCTGTCGGGAGAGGCTGCATTGAAAGGATTGCCGGTCATGACTTCGGAAGGCTCCCAGCTCGGATGGGTCGCCGATGTTTATTTTCAGCCCAATATGGATAACCAGATAACAGGTCTGGAAATTTCAGACGGCCTGCTTGCGGACCTTCTGGAAGGAAGACGGCAGATTGAAGGAATGAGCCGCTTGAAATGGGGCACCGATGTAATCGTCGTGGAAGAGAGCGGAAGCGCAAGCGCGCAATCAAATTAG